The Amblyomma americanum isolate KBUSLIRL-KWMA chromosome 2, ASM5285725v1, whole genome shotgun sequence genome contains the following window.
TCCGCATCCGGAGGAAAGAACGGCCGCGCGCTGAGCGCTGGAGCGGGAGGGGGTGAAGAGAGCGCATGCGGCGCGCGGTGGGGGGAAGCGAGCGCGCCGACGCAGGCACCACcaccgcacacgcacgcacgcacgcaggcggctgcggcggcggcagcctgTTTGCAGTGCAGCGGCACGtgtagcagcggcggcggcgggcagCCGGCAGATGTGGCCGCTGCGCCCCCCCTTTCCCCCGCACCCCCCGGCGGCGCGAGCCGGGGCGAGGGCGAGCTGCGCTGCCATTGGCTGCGCGAGCGTGGGAACGCGGGTGCCGAGCGTGTCTCACACGGACGGCGCACGCCTGTTTGACCTCGGCCGCTCGATAAAGGTCTCCTCCGGTGGCATTTTCCCACACTGGCTGCGGGCACGTGCTACTCCGAGGAGGACGAGGGAGAAAGAGGCCTGCTGCCGAGCCTCCTCCGCATCTCCTCTCTCACAACCGCCGCGCGCCGTTGCACGCTCTTTTCCTCCTCTCCCGGCAGCTTAGAAAAGGAGCGGCCTCGCTCGCCACGGGCGCATTGCCGTGTCACTTGCTCGCCCGGTCGTGCGCCGTGAGTTGTGCTCCGCGCTCGCCTCACGGCACGCTGCTTCGCCCACACCGTGTGCGCGCATCGCCCTTAGCAACTCCGGCTACCGAGGCGACGACAACTTCCTGGATTACTCTCGCCTCGTCGTCCGTCGCATTATCTTCCGACGTTCGTTCGTCGTGTGCTCTCTTTTCCTCGCCTGTGACGACGACCACCTTCTAGCAACATGCCTGCCGATCGGGCACCGAGCAAGGCCAGCGAACTGCGACGAGTAAGTTCCCGCTTCTTGCCTCGTGGGTGACTTGTTTGCGGggattattttttaaatttcgaaTGCCCTGGGGCCTAACCACGAAATCGGATGCTTACTCTACTGCGATGAACAACCAGTTGAGCCTTACAATACTTTAGTGTTTGACATTGTTTATCTAATTAACATGACACTCTCATTAACATTGAAAATTTtagcattttttattattttctatcGCCGCACGCTTTCAATTTCACCGGTTGTGGCTCGACTGACCTTGTTGTCTTTTCTCTTTTGCAGAGTACCAAGCCCATCATGGAGAAACGTCGCAGGGCGCGCATCAACCACAGTCTCACTGAGCTCAAGAATCTCATCTTGGATGCACTTAAGAAGGATGtaagtatttttttctgcttcaacATTAGTTCTTTCCAGTTTCCAGttctagccagtcactatgttttaagcaaaTTTAGTTCTTTTACAACGCCAATCTGTTCCCTATCCTAGCTTCTATTGGTTTCTCCCTGCTCGCTTTAGGTCAGTGTTGATGAAAGTCTTGCGAGTCTAGGGAAACCGTTTTGACCGCTGTCGATCAAGTATGATATCTAGTTTCAACATGCTCCTAAAATCCTTGCGAAGTACGAAAAATTTTGGCAAGGCATTGCTTGCTCGAACTGCCAACGGTCTTTTCGGGTGCGTTGGAAGACCAAACACTACCCCTCCTTCCACCGGCGGCTGCCCAGCGAAGTTCGGCGCTGCAGAAAGCAACAAGTGAATGCATACCACCGCACACCTCCCCCCTACTCCCGCCGCGTTCTCTCCATTCAAGGGCTCCCCGCCACTCGGAAGACGCTCCTCCGTTCCCACGGTCGCTCGCGCCAGATGGCGGGCGGCGGGCCGGTCGGTGTTCGTTGCGGGCcttccttccctctttctttGCCTGCGCCGCTCCTTTTCCTCGGTCTCCCCCTCATCGCTCCTTTCCTGTTACCGCGCTTTTCTTGAACGgaaagaatttcgcctccttgcCAGCCCCACCGGCCAGTGTCGCTGTCACTCTAGCGTAGCGCATTGCAGTAGCTGTAGTAGTAACCGTAGTTTCACCGCTGTCCACACAATCCGGTGATTCACATGAGCAGAGATGGGACGAAGCAATCTTCCTTCCTCCAGGAGTAGCGCGTGTGCGCGCAAATAGACGGCTCagcttcgtaaaaaaaaaaaaaagaatcgaagTGTCGTCTGTTTGCGCGCTTGCCACGCGCCTGGCTTCTTTCTCAACGTTCTTTCATCGGTCCGCGTGCCGTCGCTGCGCGTGGTGTTCATTGTCCGCGCGCGCGCATCCGCTTCGGCGCGTGCGCCCTCGTGACACGCTCCGCGCCGTTGCGAAAAGAAAGGTTTTCCTCTCATTTCGCCATCTCTTCGCGTCTCTCTCTCGTCCGCCGCTGCTCATCGCACGCGCCGCTGCGCTCCCTAGCAGCTGTGCGCCTGCTGCCggtcgctttctttctttctgcggcACGTGCGTCCATCTCCGCCTACGCTACAGCATGCGAGGAAATTGAGGAGGTGCTTCGCCCCAGGGGGCTTTTGTATTTGAGCAGCGTCTGGGAAACTCATCGCCGCGACCTAGTCTTTCTCCGGCTGGCGACGGGGAGGAGAATTCTACGACTCGACTCGCAAGACTCGTGCGATAGCTTCGTTTCAATGACCCCGCGCTATTAGCACTTCTGTGAAACGTTGTCGCAAGTGACACTGATGACTTACAGAACCTCTCTTGTTCCTTTTGTTTTGTCCAGAACGCACGGCACTCCAAGCTGGAAAAGGCCGACATCCTGGAGATGACGGTCAAGCACCTTcagcagctgcagaggcagcaggcGGCGCGGGCCATTGTCTCCGACAGCTCGGTCACTGACAAGTTCCGGGCGGGCTACCGCGAGTGCGCGGCCGAAGTCGGCCGCTACCTGAACCGGCTCGAGGGACTCGACACCGGAGTCCGGCAGCGGGTCATGGGACACCTCGCCTCCAGGGTCTCCGAGCTGTCCACGCCTCCCCCGAGCCCGGGAAGCgacgacggccacttcttcaacGCTGCAAGCGTGCAGCTACTCCCCACGAGGCTGGCATCGGGCGAGATCGCCTTCCTGCTGCCCCAGCCGTCCCAGCTGTCTGTCTATGCCCCGGTGTCCCCGCCGGCTACCCCCG
Protein-coding sequences here:
- the hry gene encoding bHLH transcriptional repressor hairy; translation: MPADRAPSKASELRRSTKPIMEKRRRARINHSLTELKNLILDALKKDNARHSKLEKADILEMTVKHLQQLQRQQAARAIVSDSSVTDKFRAGYRECAAEVGRYLNRLEGLDTGVRQRVMGHLASRVSELSTPPPSPGSDDGHFFNAASVQLLPTRLASGEIAFLLPQPSQLSVYAPVSPPATPGLTTTAASSGILSPASSERSVSSSLSSPPSPVSPASCSSSSGFSHHQSFYGVAMSTQAAVKVEDEAVWRPW